The proteins below are encoded in one region of Telopea speciosissima isolate NSW1024214 ecotype Mountain lineage chromosome 10, Tspe_v1, whole genome shotgun sequence:
- the LOC122642898 gene encoding ras-related protein RABA4c-like, with translation MSNLYGGDFNQKIDYVFKVVLIGDSAVGKSQLLARFSRNEFSLDSKATIGVEFQTRTLVIDHKTVKAQIWDTAGQERYRAVTSAYYRGAVGAMLVYDITKRQSFDHVTRWLEELRGHADKNIVIILIGNKSDLGSLRAVPTEDAKEFAQRENLFFMETSALEATNVETAFLTVLTEIYRIISKKALIANDEPESGGNSALLKGTKIVVPGQEPESSERKFTCCASY, from the exons ATGTCGAATTTGTATGGAGGAGATTTCAATCAGAAGATTGATTACGTGTTCAAAGTAGTCTTGATTGGAGATTCGGCAGTCGGAAAATCCCAGCTTCTTGCTCGGTTTTCTAGGAACGAATTTAGTTTGGATTCAAAAGCGACGATTGGTGTTGAATTCCAGACGAGAACGCTTGTTATTGATCACAAAACTGTCAAGGCACAGATATGGGATACTGCTGGACAGGAAAG GTACCGTGCAGTGACAAGTGCATACTACCGAGGAGCGGTTGGGGCAATGCTAGTTTATGACATTACCAAGCGTCAATCATTTGATCATGTGACAAGATGGCTGGAGGAACTTAGAGGCCATGCTGATAAGAACATTGTCATTATCCTCATTGGCAACAAGTCTGATCTTGGATCCCTTAGAGCTGTCCCTACTGAGGATGCCAAAGAGTTTGCCCAGAGGGAGAACCTCTTCTTTATGGAGACATCAGCCCTTGAGGCTACCAATGTTGAGACAGCTTTCCTGACCGTCCTTACAGAGATATACAGGATCATCAGCAAGAAGGCTCTAATTGCAAATGATGAACCAGAATCTGGAGGGAATTCAGCACTTCTCAAGGGAACAAAGATTGTTGTGCCCGGCCAGGAGCCAGAATCCAGTGAAAGGAAATTCACGTGCTGTGCCTCTTATTAG